From one Plantibacter flavus genomic stretch:
- a CDS encoding response regulator, giving the protein MTISVLIADDHAAVRAGLGALLDEPDDIQVIAEAADGEAVVAQAVRHRPDVVLLDVQMPRASGIDAIPAILAAVTPPPSIIMLTTFALDRYVDEALAAGANAFLVKTVSAAGLVDAIRRVHAGEAVLAPEVTRRVLERLAAARTPVAPAPAPEHPGLATLTPREREVLERLREGLSNAGIATVLGLSEATARTHVSRILVKLDARSRVQAALIAERAAPGADSSASSSS; this is encoded by the coding sequence ATGACCATCTCGGTCCTGATCGCGGACGACCACGCGGCCGTCAGAGCGGGTCTGGGGGCGCTGCTCGACGAGCCGGACGACATCCAGGTCATCGCCGAGGCGGCGGACGGGGAGGCCGTCGTCGCGCAAGCCGTGCGACACCGACCGGACGTCGTGCTGCTCGACGTCCAGATGCCGCGTGCCTCCGGGATCGACGCGATACCGGCCATCCTCGCCGCCGTCACCCCGCCGCCGAGCATCATCATGCTCACCACCTTCGCCCTCGACCGGTACGTCGACGAGGCGCTGGCGGCGGGGGCGAACGCCTTCCTGGTGAAGACGGTCTCCGCTGCCGGTCTCGTCGATGCGATCCGACGAGTGCATGCGGGCGAGGCGGTGCTCGCGCCGGAGGTGACCCGCCGAGTCCTTGAACGTCTCGCCGCGGCCAGAACTCCGGTCGCGCCGGCACCGGCTCCGGAGCACCCCGGTCTGGCCACGCTGACACCGCGGGAGCGTGAGGTCCTCGAGCGACTGCGCGAGGGCCTGAGCAATGCGGGGATCGCGACCGTGCTGGGGCTGTCGGAGGCGACGGCCCGGACGCACGTGTCCCGGATCCTCGTGAAGCTCGACGCGCGGTCGCGGGTGCAGGCGGCGCTCATCGCGGAGCGGGCTGCGCCGGGCGCGGATTCGTCGGCATCCTCGTCGTCGTAG
- a CDS encoding sensor histidine kinase, translating to MAALEGPRAWVGRHREPVITSVCAAMGLLFALLGIHVPWGTTVSEPPLLLTLVFLTAILAVHLLRRRRPLTTLAVGILIALAEALTTGGSGLGMLIVVSDLAYAAALYSRSRVIDVAAFACTALAVVSVGVFAVIWFTDDVEAVTRLGRGVVLGSLIIVPVILASSIWYGRMVRYPRLEAERQRERADTIAQAAAALRQDAVTRERLELSRELHDVIAGHLSAIAMQSAAALERRDGTDPVALRRSLALVRTSSLDALADMRTMIDVLRGDQSADDLTQAPDRLTAESVRRAVEVARANGLEVEVQAPEDAALAEVPAQTSIVGLRTLVEGLTNTAKHAPGAAVRVEVSLPPGALSVTLSNLMPTAATSSVLAGSGGVGLVGLAERARLVGGDLVAGPDGPDWRTALTVPTLASPVTPAVVTAGGAS from the coding sequence ATGGCTGCTCTCGAAGGACCGCGCGCATGGGTGGGTCGACACCGGGAGCCGGTCATCACCTCGGTGTGCGCAGCCATGGGACTCCTGTTCGCCCTCCTCGGGATCCATGTCCCCTGGGGGACGACCGTGTCGGAACCGCCGCTCCTCCTGACCCTCGTCTTCCTCACGGCCATCCTGGCGGTGCACCTGCTCCGCCGCCGACGCCCGTTGACCACGCTGGCCGTCGGCATCCTGATCGCCCTCGCCGAGGCGCTCACCACCGGAGGCAGCGGCCTCGGGATGCTCATCGTCGTGTCCGACCTCGCCTACGCGGCGGCGCTCTACTCGCGGTCCCGGGTCATCGACGTCGCCGCGTTCGCCTGCACCGCGCTCGCCGTCGTGTCGGTCGGTGTCTTCGCGGTGATCTGGTTCACCGACGACGTCGAGGCCGTCACCCGGCTCGGTCGCGGAGTGGTCCTCGGCTCGCTCATCATCGTCCCGGTCATCCTGGCGAGTTCGATCTGGTACGGCAGGATGGTCCGGTACCCCCGCCTCGAGGCCGAACGCCAGCGCGAGCGCGCGGACACGATCGCCCAGGCAGCGGCTGCGCTCCGGCAGGACGCCGTGACCCGTGAACGGCTCGAGCTCAGCCGGGAGCTGCACGACGTCATCGCCGGTCACCTCTCGGCGATCGCGATGCAGTCGGCGGCGGCCCTGGAACGACGCGACGGCACCGACCCGGTGGCGCTGCGGCGCAGCCTCGCACTCGTCCGGACCAGCAGTCTCGACGCGCTCGCCGACATGCGCACGATGATCGACGTGCTCCGCGGTGACCAGTCGGCCGACGACCTGACCCAGGCTCCGGACCGACTCACGGCCGAGTCGGTCCGCCGCGCAGTCGAGGTCGCGCGTGCCAACGGGCTGGAGGTGGAGGTCCAGGCACCGGAGGACGCGGCGCTCGCCGAAGTCCCCGCGCAGACGTCGATCGTCGGCCTCCGCACGCTCGTCGAAGGCCTGACGAACACTGCGAAGCACGCACCGGGAGCAGCCGTGCGGGTCGAGGTCTCGCTTCCACCCGGCGCCCTGTCCGTCACGCTCAGCAACCTGATGCCGACGGCGGCCACGTCTTCGGTGCTCGCCGGGTCCGGTGGGGTCGGCCTCGTCGGCCTGGCCGAGCGGGCACGTCTGGTCGGAGGCGACCTCGTCGCGGGGCCGGACGGTCCCGACTGGCGGACGGCGCTCACCGTGCCGACCCTGGCGTCGCCGGTCACCCCCGCGGTCGTCACCGCAGGAGGGGCGTCATGA
- a CDS encoding helix-turn-helix domain-containing protein — protein sequence MEDTATFERTDPAAPLRQVGALIRGARQGRKLTQAQLAERVGTSQSAINRIEQGSQNISIDLLSRISTALESEIVSFGEQKKNSHLRVQGGRQLHGTIAVRSSKNASVALLCAALMNRGRTTLHGIARIVEVDRIIDVLRSLGVSVVWSPDGQDVEIHVPDDLSLESIDEDAGRRTRSVLMFLGPLLGRYDTFALPYAGGCDLGTRTVEPHLIALRPFGLSIEATAGWYQATVAPDVPEELSVVLTERGDTVTENAIMAAAVRDGVTIIRNASPNYMVQDLCFYLELLGITIEGIGSTTLRITGRSVINEDVDYWPSEDPVEAMSLLTAGIVTDSEITVTRVPIEFMEIELATLGEMGLRYTRSPEYAAANGRTRLVDVTVHPSKLHAPIDKIHPMPFPGLNIDNLPFFAVIAACAEGDTLIHDWVYEGRAIHLTDLTRLGANVRLRDPHRIDVSGPTHWSGAEVSCPPALRPAVVILLAMLAAKGTSVLRNVDIIARGYEQLQERLITLGASIETFRD from the coding sequence ATGGAAGACACGGCAACGTTTGAACGAACGGACCCTGCGGCACCGCTCCGGCAGGTCGGAGCACTCATCCGCGGCGCCCGACAGGGACGCAAGCTCACCCAGGCCCAGCTGGCGGAACGCGTCGGCACGAGCCAGAGCGCGATCAACCGGATCGAGCAGGGTAGTCAGAACATCAGCATCGACCTCCTGAGCCGGATCAGCACCGCGCTCGAGAGCGAGATCGTCAGTTTCGGCGAACAGAAGAAGAACTCGCACCTCCGTGTCCAGGGCGGCCGACAGCTGCACGGGACGATCGCGGTGCGTTCGAGCAAGAACGCCTCGGTCGCGCTCCTGTGCGCCGCACTCATGAACCGCGGCCGCACCACGCTGCACGGCATCGCCCGGATCGTCGAGGTCGACCGCATCATCGACGTCCTGCGCAGCCTGGGCGTCTCGGTGGTCTGGTCGCCCGACGGCCAGGACGTCGAGATCCACGTCCCGGACGACCTCTCGCTCGAGAGCATCGACGAGGACGCCGGTCGCCGGACCCGCAGTGTGCTGATGTTCCTCGGTCCGCTGCTCGGCCGCTACGACACCTTCGCCCTCCCCTACGCCGGTGGTTGCGACCTCGGGACCCGCACCGTCGAACCGCACCTCATCGCGCTCCGGCCGTTCGGCCTGTCCATCGAGGCGACCGCCGGCTGGTACCAGGCCACCGTCGCCCCCGACGTGCCCGAGGAGCTGAGCGTCGTGCTCACCGAGCGGGGCGACACCGTGACCGAGAACGCCATCATGGCCGCCGCGGTGCGCGACGGCGTGACGATCATCCGCAACGCCAGCCCGAACTACATGGTGCAGGACCTGTGCTTCTACCTGGAGCTCCTCGGCATCACCATCGAGGGCATCGGGAGCACGACGCTCCGGATCACCGGCCGCAGCGTCATCAACGAGGATGTGGACTACTGGCCGAGTGAGGACCCGGTGGAGGCGATGAGTCTGCTCACCGCGGGGATCGTCACCGACTCGGAGATCACCGTCACTCGCGTGCCGATCGAGTTCATGGAGATCGAGCTCGCGACGCTCGGCGAGATGGGACTGCGCTACACCCGCTCCCCCGAGTACGCGGCGGCGAACGGTCGGACCCGACTCGTCGACGTCACCGTGCACCCCTCGAAGCTGCACGCCCCGATCGACAAGATCCACCCCATGCCGTTCCCAGGGCTGAACATCGACAACCTCCCGTTCTTCGCGGTCATCGCGGCCTGCGCCGAGGGCGACACGCTCATCCACGACTGGGTGTACGAGGGCAGGGCGATCCACCTCACCGACCTGACGCGGCTCGGCGCCAACGTCCGTCTGCGCGACCCGCACCGCATCGACGTCTCCGGGCCGACGCACTGGTCCGGCGCCGAGGTGAGCTGCCCTCCCGCGCTGCGACCGGCCGTCGTCATCTTGCTCGCCATGCTCGCCGCGAAGGGTACGAGCGTGCTCCGCAACGTCGACATCATCGCTCGCGGGTACGAGCAGCTGCAGGAGCGGCTCATCACCCTGGGTGCGTCGATCGAGACCTTCCGCGACTGA
- the pheT gene encoding phenylalanine--tRNA ligase subunit beta: protein MRVPLSWLGEFVELAPGTTPEDVHAALVRVGLEEEDVHRFELTGPIVVGEVLEFVEEPQSNGKTIRWCQVRVAEGDAEGAVRGIVCGAGNFFVGDQVVVTLPGAVLPGPFPIAARKTYGHVSDGMIASARELGLGEDHDGILRLSTIGVEAPVGTDAISLLGLDDAAVELNVTPDRGYAFSIRGVAREYSHATGAVFRDPAGSVPEAFTGPLDGFPVTIEDAAPIRGRAGSSVFVTRVVRDVDPTKPTPPWMVARLKLAGIRSLSLVVDITNYVMLELGQPIHGYDLDKLTGGIVVRRARSGETFVTLDGQERKLHDEDLLITDDSGPIGLAGVMGGLDTEITDATRNVLIEAANFDQVSIARSARRHKLPSEASKRFERGVDPQIAVAAAGRVAQLLVDLAGGRTDDLGSTVTTAPDREPILLPDDYINGLIGVTFGADETRSALAEIGAAVEATDGGLLVTPPSWRHDITGKEDLAEEVARILGYDRIPSVLPVAPPGRGLSRSQRLRRGVSDALAYGGATEVLAYPFVSAEENARFGAPQPGEFPAVKLANPLDAKAPFLRASILPGLLAVAHRNVSRGLTDLSIFEVGAVFRPSRHGAFGQAELPQAAVRPSEAQLEELEAGVPAQPRHLGFLAVGNAVPKQPGQPAVAAGMADALEAVQAVAVATGVDITVSQGSHQALHPGRTAALHVGDVLVGYAGEVHPAVAEEANLPRVVAVAELDLDRIIALGDALPEAVGIGTLPAATQDLSLLVPATVAAGEVLDAVRVGAGPLLEHIRLVDDYRGSGVPEGGKSLTFALRFRAPDRTLTAAEASDAKLAGAAVAAERFGASIRD, encoded by the coding sequence GTGCGTGTTCCATTGAGCTGGCTCGGGGAGTTCGTCGAACTCGCCCCGGGGACCACCCCTGAAGACGTCCACGCTGCGCTCGTGCGCGTCGGACTCGAGGAGGAGGACGTCCACCGCTTCGAGCTGACGGGTCCCATCGTGGTCGGCGAGGTCCTCGAGTTCGTCGAGGAGCCGCAGTCCAACGGCAAGACCATCCGCTGGTGCCAGGTCCGCGTCGCCGAGGGTGACGCCGAGGGGGCCGTGCGCGGCATCGTCTGCGGCGCCGGCAACTTCTTCGTCGGCGACCAGGTGGTCGTCACGCTGCCCGGCGCCGTGCTGCCCGGTCCGTTCCCGATCGCCGCTCGCAAGACCTACGGCCACGTGTCCGACGGCATGATCGCCTCGGCTCGCGAACTCGGTCTCGGTGAGGACCACGACGGGATCCTGCGCCTCTCGACGATCGGGGTCGAGGCGCCTGTCGGCACCGACGCGATCAGCCTGCTCGGTCTGGACGACGCTGCAGTCGAGCTCAACGTGACGCCCGATCGCGGCTACGCGTTCTCGATCCGAGGGGTCGCACGCGAGTACTCCCACGCGACCGGTGCGGTCTTCCGCGACCCGGCCGGGAGCGTCCCCGAGGCGTTCACCGGACCACTCGACGGCTTCCCCGTCACGATCGAGGATGCAGCGCCGATCCGCGGTCGCGCCGGGTCGAGCGTCTTCGTCACCCGCGTCGTGCGTGACGTCGACCCGACGAAGCCCACCCCGCCGTGGATGGTGGCCCGGTTGAAGCTCGCGGGTATCCGCTCGCTGTCGCTCGTCGTGGACATCACGAACTACGTCATGCTCGAGCTCGGGCAGCCGATCCACGGGTACGACCTCGACAAGCTCACGGGCGGCATCGTCGTGCGGCGCGCGCGGTCCGGCGAGACCTTCGTCACGCTCGACGGCCAGGAGCGGAAGCTCCACGACGAGGACCTGCTGATCACCGACGACTCGGGCCCGATCGGGCTCGCCGGCGTGATGGGTGGCCTCGACACCGAGATCACCGATGCCACGCGCAACGTCCTCATCGAGGCCGCGAACTTCGACCAGGTGTCCATCGCGCGGAGCGCACGTCGCCACAAGCTGCCGAGCGAGGCGTCCAAGCGGTTCGAGCGCGGTGTCGATCCACAGATCGCCGTCGCGGCCGCCGGTCGCGTCGCGCAGTTGCTCGTCGACCTGGCCGGTGGCCGGACGGACGACCTCGGCTCCACCGTCACCACGGCGCCGGATCGCGAGCCGATCCTGCTCCCCGACGACTACATCAACGGCCTCATCGGCGTCACGTTCGGAGCGGACGAGACACGATCCGCGCTCGCCGAGATCGGCGCGGCCGTCGAGGCGACCGATGGCGGCCTGCTCGTGACGCCGCCGAGCTGGCGCCACGACATCACCGGCAAGGAGGACCTCGCCGAGGAGGTGGCGCGGATCCTCGGCTACGACCGCATCCCGTCGGTGCTCCCCGTCGCGCCTCCGGGACGCGGGCTCTCGCGTTCGCAGCGGCTGCGCCGCGGGGTCTCCGATGCGCTCGCCTACGGCGGCGCCACCGAGGTGTTGGCCTACCCGTTCGTCTCCGCCGAGGAGAACGCGCGGTTCGGGGCACCGCAACCAGGTGAGTTCCCGGCCGTGAAGCTCGCGAACCCGCTCGACGCGAAGGCACCCTTCCTCCGCGCGTCGATCCTGCCCGGTCTCCTCGCTGTGGCCCACCGGAACGTCTCGCGTGGTCTGACCGACCTCTCGATCTTCGAGGTCGGCGCGGTGTTCCGTCCGTCCCGTCACGGTGCGTTCGGCCAGGCCGAACTCCCGCAGGCGGCGGTCCGTCCGAGCGAGGCCCAGCTCGAGGAGCTCGAGGCGGGCGTCCCGGCTCAACCGCGTCATCTCGGCTTCCTCGCGGTCGGCAACGCCGTCCCGAAGCAGCCGGGCCAGCCCGCGGTCGCGGCCGGTATGGCCGACGCGCTCGAGGCCGTCCAGGCCGTCGCGGTGGCGACCGGCGTCGACATCACCGTCTCGCAGGGCAGCCACCAGGCACTGCACCCCGGACGGACCGCGGCCTTGCACGTCGGCGACGTCCTGGTGGGGTATGCGGGGGAGGTGCACCCGGCCGTCGCCGAGGAGGCGAACCTGCCGCGCGTCGTGGCGGTCGCGGAACTCGACCTGGATCGCATCATCGCGCTCGGCGACGCACTGCCCGAGGCCGTCGGCATCGGCACCCTGCCTGCGGCGACGCAGGACCTCTCGCTGCTCGTCCCCGCGACGGTGGCAGCGGGTGAGGTCCTCGACGCCGTCCGCGTCGGCGCCGGTCCGCTGCTCGAGCACATCCGCCTTGTCGACGACTACCGCGGCTCGGGTGTCCCCGAGGGCGGCAAGAGCCTGACCTTCGCCCTGCGGTTCCGGGCTCCGGACCGCACGCTCACCGCGGCGGAGGCGAGCGACGCGAAGCTCGCCGGCGCGGCAGTGGCGGCCGAGCGTTTCGGCGCGAGCATCCGGGACTGA
- the pheS gene encoding phenylalanine--tRNA ligase subunit alpha: protein MSDASPISEPAVNAAVDAALEAIAAATDSAALKAVRSAHAGEASPLAAFNGSLRSVPNDQKAALGKLVGQARGRVSKALSEREGEIVAAETEARLAAEAIDVTAVPQRRVPGARHPLTLLQDRVSDIFVGMGWEIAEGPEVESEWFNFDALNFDADHPARAMQDTFFVEPLESHLVLRTHTSPVQVRSLLERELPVYVLAPGRVYRTDELDATHTPVFMQFEGLAVDKGLTMAHLRGTLDHFVKSVFGDDAKVRLRPSYFPFTEPSAELDFWHPTFKDGPRWIEWGGCGMINPNVLRSAGIDPEVYSGFAFGMGVERGLMLRDGVQDMREMVEGDVRFSQQFGMVV, encoded by the coding sequence GTGTCCGACGCATCCCCAATCTCCGAACCAGCGGTGAACGCCGCGGTCGACGCCGCTCTCGAAGCGATCGCCGCAGCCACCGACTCGGCCGCCCTGAAAGCGGTCCGATCAGCCCACGCCGGCGAAGCGTCACCGCTCGCCGCCTTCAACGGATCGCTCCGCAGCGTGCCGAACGACCAGAAGGCCGCGCTCGGCAAGCTGGTCGGTCAGGCTCGCGGGCGCGTCTCGAAGGCGTTGAGCGAGCGCGAGGGCGAGATCGTCGCCGCCGAGACGGAGGCACGCCTCGCCGCCGAGGCGATCGACGTCACCGCCGTTCCGCAGCGTCGCGTGCCCGGTGCCCGGCACCCGCTCACGCTGCTCCAGGACCGCGTGTCCGACATCTTCGTCGGCATGGGGTGGGAGATCGCCGAGGGCCCCGAGGTCGAGAGCGAGTGGTTCAACTTCGACGCCCTGAACTTCGACGCCGACCACCCGGCCCGTGCGATGCAGGACACCTTCTTCGTGGAGCCGTTGGAGTCGCACCTCGTCCTGCGGACGCACACCTCGCCGGTCCAGGTGCGCTCGCTGCTCGAGCGCGAGCTCCCCGTGTACGTGCTCGCCCCCGGGCGCGTGTACCGCACCGACGAGCTCGACGCGACGCACACGCCCGTCTTCATGCAGTTCGAGGGTCTCGCCGTCGACAAGGGCCTGACGATGGCGCACCTGCGCGGAACGCTCGACCACTTCGTGAAGAGCGTCTTCGGCGACGACGCGAAGGTCCGCCTGCGTCCCAGCTACTTCCCCTTCACCGAGCCGAGCGCCGAGCTCGACTTCTGGCACCCGACCTTCAAGGACGGACCGCGTTGGATCGAGTGGGGTGGGTGCGGCATGATCAACCCGAACGTGCTCCGGTCCGCCGGTATCGACCCCGAGGTCTACTCGGGCTTCGCCTTCGGAATGGGTGTCGAGCGCGGCCTGATGCTGCGCGACGGCGTGCAGGACATGCGAGAGATGGTGGAGGGCGACGTCCGCTTCTCCCAGCAGTTCGGGATGGTGGTGTAG
- a CDS encoding amino acid ABC transporter permease, whose translation MSSVLFDTPGPKAIVRYRWIGAATVLVVAGILAFVVFRFIETGQFTASKWKLFTFPRVWEQILQATGATLSAFAVAAVCSVVLGLVLAIGRLSDHKVINVPFTIFIEFFRAVPVLILMMLMYYGLPPLGFTFVTPFVAVAIALTLYNGAVFSEIFRAGIESLPKGQGEAAYAIGLRKSAVLRLILFPQAIRAMLPVIIAQLVVALKDTALGFLITYQELLYLAKQFGSQALYGSPIIPSIIVMGSIYIVLCLILSGVAKIVEVRTRRSPRTPKEQAVTEDTTTKILGIQAGNQSSGASI comes from the coding sequence ATGAGCTCCGTCCTGTTCGACACCCCCGGCCCGAAGGCCATCGTCCGCTATCGCTGGATCGGTGCGGCGACGGTGCTCGTCGTCGCCGGCATCCTCGCCTTCGTCGTCTTCCGCTTCATCGAAACCGGACAGTTCACCGCCTCGAAGTGGAAGCTCTTCACCTTCCCGCGCGTCTGGGAGCAGATCCTCCAGGCGACGGGCGCGACCCTGTCCGCATTCGCGGTCGCCGCCGTCTGCAGCGTCGTCCTCGGACTGGTGCTGGCGATCGGCCGGCTGTCCGACCACAAGGTCATCAACGTCCCCTTCACGATCTTCATCGAGTTCTTCCGGGCGGTCCCGGTCCTCATCCTGATGATGCTCATGTACTACGGGCTGCCGCCCCTCGGCTTCACCTTCGTGACGCCGTTCGTCGCCGTCGCCATCGCGCTGACGCTGTACAACGGCGCGGTGTTCTCCGAGATCTTCCGAGCGGGCATCGAGTCGCTGCCGAAGGGACAGGGCGAGGCCGCCTACGCCATCGGCCTGCGCAAGTCCGCGGTCCTGCGCCTCATCCTGTTCCCGCAGGCGATCCGCGCGATGCTGCCGGTGATCATCGCCCAGCTCGTCGTCGCGCTCAAGGACACGGCGCTCGGCTTCCTGATCACCTATCAGGAGCTCCTCTACCTCGCGAAGCAGTTCGGATCGCAGGCGCTCTACGGCAGCCCGATCATCCCCTCGATCATCGTGATGGGTTCGATCTACATCGTGCTCTGCCTGATCCTCTCGGGCGTCGCGAAGATCGTCGAGGTGCGCACCCGACGGTCGCCGCGGACGCCGAAGGAGCAGGCCGTGACCGAGGACACGACGACGAAGATCCTCGGCATCCAGGCGGGGAACCAGTCGTCCGGCGCGAGCATCTGA
- a CDS encoding amino acid ABC transporter permease, producing MNVLLDNLDLFVTGFRNTLLLFVVSGFFALVLGTIVGAMRVSPVPAMRLFGTVYVNTVRNTPLTLILFFFAFGYPKLGLPEVSYTTLAIIGLSLYTATYVAEVLRSGVNTVPIGQAEAARAIGLPFGQTMTLVILPQAFRAVLPPLFSVLIALLKNTTVAAGFSVAEAGAIRANLSERGEPLLIGLLWVALIFVALVSLLSLAQRAFEKKWRIAR from the coding sequence ATGAACGTCCTGCTCGACAACCTCGACCTCTTCGTCACGGGCTTCCGCAACACCCTGCTGCTCTTCGTGGTGTCGGGGTTCTTCGCGCTCGTGCTCGGCACCATCGTCGGTGCCATGCGGGTCTCGCCGGTCCCGGCGATGCGCCTCTTCGGCACCGTGTACGTCAACACGGTGCGCAACACCCCGCTGACCCTCATCCTCTTCTTCTTCGCGTTCGGCTACCCGAAGCTCGGGCTCCCCGAAGTGAGCTATACGACGCTCGCGATCATCGGGCTGAGCCTCTACACCGCGACCTACGTCGCGGAGGTCCTGCGGTCCGGCGTCAACACGGTGCCGATCGGGCAGGCCGAGGCCGCACGCGCGATCGGGCTGCCGTTCGGACAGACCATGACGCTCGTCATCCTGCCGCAGGCGTTCCGTGCCGTCCTGCCACCGCTGTTCAGCGTGCTGATCGCCCTGCTCAAGAACACGACGGTCGCCGCCGGCTTCTCCGTCGCCGAAGCGGGCGCGATCCGCGCGAACCTGTCCGAGCGCGGTGAGCCGCTCCTCATCGGGCTGCTGTGGGTTGCCCTCATCTTCGTGGCCCTCGTGTCGCTCCTGTCCCTCGCCCAACGGGCCTTCGAGAAGAAGTGGAGGATCGCGCGATGA
- a CDS encoding glutamate ABC transporter substrate-binding protein, with product MRKRLMFITAGVAAAALALSGCSGGDAGTGSTDGASDGGALFEVATDVQLEGSPTYDAMVKADKVRIGVKEDQPGLGYLDAATGERSGFDVEMATWIAASLGFDADKIEFKAIPSANRESAIVNGDIDYYVGTYSITDKRKEQIDFAGPYFETGQGLLVAADNNDIKGEDDLAGKTVCSATGSTPIQNIKDNFPDTKTEEFDTYSQCVEALNDGKVDAVTTDQAILIGYAAQFPDELKVVGEPFSTELYGIGLPKGDDALRHFINTMFTDGGDTWTKIYDATLGASGTKVTQPAVDDY from the coding sequence ATGCGCAAGAGGCTCATGTTCATCACCGCGGGAGTCGCTGCAGCAGCGCTCGCGCTCAGCGGGTGCAGCGGCGGCGACGCCGGCACCGGATCGACCGACGGCGCGTCCGACGGCGGCGCACTCTTCGAGGTCGCCACCGACGTCCAGCTCGAGGGCAGCCCCACGTACGACGCGATGGTGAAGGCCGACAAGGTCCGCATCGGCGTCAAGGAGGACCAGCCCGGTCTCGGTTACCTCGACGCCGCCACCGGCGAGCGTTCCGGCTTCGACGTCGAGATGGCCACCTGGATCGCCGCGTCGCTCGGCTTCGACGCCGACAAGATCGAGTTCAAGGCGATCCCGAGCGCCAACCGCGAGTCTGCCATCGTGAACGGTGACATCGACTACTACGTCGGCACCTACTCGATCACCGACAAGCGCAAGGAGCAGATCGACTTCGCCGGACCGTACTTCGAGACCGGCCAGGGCCTGCTCGTCGCCGCGGACAACAACGACATCAAGGGCGAGGACGACCTCGCCGGCAAGACCGTGTGTTCGGCGACGGGCTCCACGCCCATCCAGAACATCAAGGACAACTTCCCCGACACCAAGACGGAGGAGTTCGACACCTACTCGCAGTGTGTCGAGGCCCTGAACGACGGCAAGGTCGACGCGGTCACGACCGACCAGGCGATCCTGATCGGGTATGCGGCGCAGTTCCCCGACGAGCTCAAGGTCGTGGGCGAGCCGTTCAGCACCGAGCTGTACGGCATCGGTCTGCCGAAGGGTGACGACGCCCTCCGCCACTTCATCAACACGATGTTCACCGATGGCGGCGACACCTGGACCAAGATCTACGACGCCACCCTCGGCGCCTCCGGCACCAAGGTGACCCAGCCGGCGGTCGACGACTACTAA
- a CDS encoding amino acid ABC transporter ATP-binding protein produces the protein MENVEKHYGEFHALKDINLTVNKGEVVVVIGPSGSGKSTLCRTINRLETISSGEIRIDGKKLPEEGKQLAELRADVGMVFQSFNLFAHKTIRENVTLGPIKVRKQKKRDADDAAKVLLERVGIGVQADKLPAQLSGGQQQRVAIARALAMKPKVMLFDEPTSALDPEMINEVLDVMVQLAGEGMTMIVVTHEMGFARKAADRVVFMADGEILEDTDPESFFTNPQSERAKDFLSKLLTH, from the coding sequence ATGGAGAACGTCGAGAAGCACTACGGCGAGTTCCACGCCCTGAAGGACATCAACCTCACCGTCAACAAGGGCGAGGTCGTCGTCGTGATCGGACCGTCCGGGTCCGGCAAGTCGACCCTCTGCCGGACGATCAACCGGCTCGAGACGATCAGCTCGGGGGAGATCCGGATCGACGGCAAGAAGCTGCCGGAGGAGGGCAAGCAGCTCGCCGAGCTGCGCGCCGACGTCGGCATGGTGTTCCAGTCGTTCAACCTGTTCGCGCACAAGACGATCCGCGAGAACGTCACCCTCGGCCCGATCAAGGTGCGCAAGCAGAAGAAGCGCGACGCCGACGATGCGGCGAAGGTGCTGCTCGAGCGCGTCGGCATCGGCGTGCAGGCCGACAAGCTGCCGGCACAGTTGTCCGGCGGGCAGCAGCAGCGTGTGGCGATCGCCCGCGCCCTCGCGATGAAGCCGAAGGTCATGCTGTTCGACGAACCGACCTCGGCCCTCGACCCCGAGATGATCAACGAGGTCCTCGACGTCATGGTGCAGCTCGCCGGTGAGGGCATGACCATGATCGTCGTCACCCACGAGATGGGCTTCGCCAGGAAGGCCGCCGATCGCGTCGTCTTCATGGCCGATGGCGAGATCCTCGAGGACACCGACCCCGAGTCGTTCTTCACGAACCCGCAGTCCGAGCGGGCGAAGGACTTCCTGTCGAAGCTCCTCACCCACTGA